CGGCCAGTGGCTGGGTTATCCCCGTCAAGTTTGGCTGCCGACGCTTGTCTGGGCCGTTGTCATCGGTCTGGTCATTATTGCGCGCCACAGCGGCAACTTGCGGCGGTTATACCACGGAACGGAAGCTGCTTTTGGCCGGCCGCGTTTGCACCTGACGCCGCCGCGCGATTCGTGAGCCTATGTCAAATACCGTACTCATCGTGGACGACGAAGCGACGTTTCGTCTGGTGTTCAAGAAAATCTTGGCCAAAGCCGGTTACAACGTTCTGGAAGCCGCCGACGGCGAGGCCGGGCTGTGTCAAGCCGACGCGGTCTTGCCGGGCGTGATTTTGCTCGACTGGATCATGCCCGGCCTTGACGGCCCGGAAGTCTGTCGCCGCATTCGTGCCAACGCCAAGCTCAGCGAAAGCCAGATCATTATGCTGTCGTCGCGCAGCGAACTTGACGATCGCGTCCAAGGGCTGGAAGCCGGCGCGGATGATTATCTGGTCAAACCCTGTGAAACGAAGGAACTGCTGGCGCGGGTCCGCAGTGCGATGCGCATCCACGAACTCAAGCATCAACTTCGTGAGAAGGCGATGCAGCTTCAGGAGACCGTCGCCAAGCTCGAAGAACTGGCGCACCAGCGCGAGGAGTTTACGGCCGTCCTTGTCCACGACATCCGCTCGCCGCTGGCAACTGTCTATGGCGCGTTGGAACTGACCGAACTGCGCGCTGAAGAAGCTGGGATTCTAGACGACAATCTGCGTTCCATTTTTCAGCACGGCTACCGCACTCTTGACCACATCACAAAACTCGTCAACGAAGTTCTAGACTTTTCCAAAGTGGAAGCTGGCGGCGCGACGCTCGACCTTGACTGGGTTCCTATCGCCGAGCTTGTTCAGGACGCCGCCGCGCAAATTTCACTCAGCGCTGAACGCAAGGGTCTTAAGCTGCGCGTGGACTGTCCGCCGGATTTACCCAAACTGTTGCTAGACCGGGACAAGATGCTGCGCGCCGTCGGCAATCTGCTCTCCAACGCCGTTAAGTTCACTCCCGAAGGCGGCACGGTGACCTTGCGCGCTGAGCGCTTTGAAGGCACGGGTCTCAATGCCGGCAAGGCCTTTGTCGCCATTCACGTTGAAGACACCGGCCCCGGCATTCCCGCAAAGGATTTACCGTACATTTTCAATCCCTACTACCAAGCCCGGCGACGCACGCGCCAGTTGGGGACGGGACTGGGCCTCGCCATTGTGCAGCGCATCACCGCCGCGCACGGCGGTCAAGCGACTGTGCAGAGCACGGAAGGCGTCGGTACGGCGTTCACCCTCACGCTGCCGGTAACACTGGCTTGCGCGTTAGAGGAGCGTCCTCAGCCGCCTGTGCGTGGCGACGACACGGCGGCCGATTGACAACATCCTCCGTTATCGTCAATGATTCGTCCGTCATAACGGATGCTTTGACAACCTGACGTGGCGATTTAGGCGACTTGCTCCACGCTAAAAACTGCTAAAGCGCCGGTGGATTCCGACCGTGAACGCCCCGTACGCTTTGGGCAAAGCGTACGGGGCGAACGACTTTGACGCTACGTCAGGCCACTTCACGGAGGACGCCCCGATGTCGAACTATCACTTCGATACGCTGGCTATTCACGGCGGCTACGCGCCGGAAGCGACGACCAAGGCCCGCGCGCTGCCCATCTACCAGACGACTTCCTACCAGTTTGACGACGCCGACCACGCTGCGCGTCTGTTCGCCCTCAAAGAGTTTGGGAACATCTACACGCGGCTGATGAACCCGACAACCGATGTGTTTGAGAAGCGGATTGCGGCGCTGGAAGGCGGTGTAGGGGCGCTGGCGACGGCATCGGGTCAGGCGGCGGAGACGCTGACAATTACGACCATTGCCAGCGCCGGCGACAACATCATTTCGACGAATTCACTCTACGGCGGCACCTACAACCTTTTTCGCTACACGCTGCCCAAGCTGGGCATTACTGTAAAGTTTGTGGACGCCGACGACTTCACCGGCCTTGAGGGGCTAATAGACGAACGCACCAAAGCCATCTACTCCGAAACGCTGGGCAATCCGAACCTGCTTGTAACTGACATTGAGCGGTTGGCTGAGATTGCCCATCGGCACGGAATACCACTCATCATTGACAACACGGCCGCGTCGCCGGCGCTATGCCGCCCAATTGCGCACGGCGCGAACATTGTCATTGAAAGCGCCACGAAGTTCATCGGCGGCCATGGCACAAGCATCGGCGGCGTTATTGTTGACGGCGGTAACTTCGACTGGAAGGCGTCCGGTCGCTTTCCCGACTTCACGACGCCTGATCCGTCTTACCACGGTATTGTTTATACGGAAGCCTTCGGCAATCTGGCGTTCATCATCAAGGCGCGGGTACAGGGCTTGCGCGATATGGGCGCAGCCATGTCGCCGTTTAACGCTTTTCTGCTCGCGCAGGGCACGGAGACGCTCTCGCTGCGGATGGCGCGGCATTCCGAAAACGCCCTCGCCGTAGCAAAGTTCCTCAAGGACCATCCGCAGGTGGCCTGGGTCAACTATCCGGGGCTGGCGGAAGGCGAGCAGAAGGCGCGGGTTGAAAAGTACCTCCCGAAGGGCGCCGGCGCCCTTGTGACCTTCGGCATCCGTGGCGGCTACGAAGCCGGCAAGCGGTTCATCAACTCGGTCAAGCTGTTCAGCCTACTGGCCAACATCGGTGACGCTAAATCACTGGTCATCCATCCGGCTTCGACCACGCACTCACAGCTTTCAGAAGAGGAACAGCGGGCGACGGGTGTTACGCCGGAGATGATTCGGCTTTCCATTGGCATTGAAGACATCCGCGACATCATTGCCGATCTCGAAAACGGCCTGCGTAGTGCAGTAGTTGCGGAAACGGCGTCCACGGCGCAGGCGGCTACGGCATGAGTCTCTCCAAGCTTCGTCGGCGGAGGCGCTCCACATGACGGTTCGGGCTGAGAGATATCCGTCCCAGCGCCTCACGTCGGCGATTGTTTTTCGGTGTCCGGCCGGCGCAGATGTTTTGCCTCAGCGTCCGGCTAGATGAAACCGGCGCTTGCCATGGCGGCCCTAGAACCCACCATCGAACGGGATGTGACGCTTGAAGAACGTCCGTTCCGACTGGAAACAGGCGGCGAACTGCCGGAAGCCACCCTGCGGTGCGCCGTGTACGGCCGCCTGGAAGCTGCGCCGGGCGGCGTCATTCTAGTCTGTCACGCCTTGACCGGTTCAGCGCGGATCGCCGATTGGTGGCCAGCCCTTGTTGGGCCGGGGCGGCCGTTAGACCCGACGCGCTATGCGATTGTCGGCGTCAACGTACTGGGTTCGTGCTACGGCTCGACTGGCCCGCGCACTGTCAATCCGGTGACAGGGCGACCCTATGGCGCGCGCTTTCCGCTGGTCACGATGGGCGACATGGTGCGCGCCCAACGGCTGGCTTTGCGGGCGTTGGGCGTCACGCGGTTGACGGCCGTGATTGGCGGCTCGATCGGCGGCATGCAGGCGTTGCGTTGGGCGACGGACTTTCCCGACGATCTTGACCTGTGCCTTGCCATCGGCGCGACCCCCTTACCCGCGATGGGCCTGGCGCTCAATCACCTTCAGCGCCAAGCCATCATGCAGGACCCGGCTTGGCGGGACGGGGACGGCTGCGCCCAACCGACGGCCGGCCTCGCGCTGGCGCGCGCCATCGCTATGTGCAGTTACAAGTCGGCGGCGCTGTTTGATGAGCGATTCGGTCGGCGTCCAAATCGGTCGGGCGAGGACCCACGGGCGACGTTGCATGGGCGCTACGATGTGGCGGGCTACCTAGATCACCAAGGCGAAAAGTTTGTCCGTCGCTTTGACGCCAACAGCTACTTGGTTTTGAGCAAAGCGATGGATACGTTTGACCTAACCGACGCTGAGTTAGCGCGCATTCGGGCGCACGTATGGCTTGTCGGCTTGTCATCCGACTGGCTGTTTCCGGCGGCGGACGTGCGCGCCCTCGCGGCGCGCATGCGGGCGGTCAATGTCGCTGTCGAGTATGCTGAAATCATCACTAGCCACGGCCATGACGGTTTTTTGGCTGAACCCGATGCCGTCGCCCCCCTCTTACAGGCATCGCTTGAGAAGCTGCACGCATGAATCCCAACCATCATCCAGTTTCCACAGCGCCGTCGGACGCCGACCTGCGTCCGACAGTGATGAAGTTTGGCGGTACGTCGGTGCAGGACGCGGACGCCTTTGCGCGCGTCGCCGCCATTGTGCGCCGCGAACAAGCCCGACGGCCGGTCGTCGTTGTATCGGCGCCGGCCGGCGTAACGGACGCCTTGCTGAAGGCGGTCAAACTGGCGCTCGAACAAGATACGACGACGGCGCTGGACTCCCTTGAGCCGCAGTTTGCGCGGTACAGCGACATCGCGGAGCGGCTGACCAGCGGCGCACCGTATGGTGATTTCGTTGAGGTTCTCTACGCCGCCCGCGAGCGTATGGCGCAGGCGTTTGAGATTATGCGCGCTTATCCGGGCGTTGTCCCGCCGTTACGCGATGAAGTCGTGTCGTACGGTGAACGGTTGTCGGCGACGTTGTTGGCCGCTGTCATCGCCGCCGCCGGCGCGGCATGTCAGGCGGTGGACGCCCGGACGTGCATCGTGACGGATGATGTCTATGGGCGCGCGCGACCGCGTTGGGAGGATACCATTGCACGGACGCGCGCGACGCTCCGGCCGGTGTTGGCGGAAGGCGTTATTCCGGTGTTGGGCGGTTTTATCGGCGCGACGCTCGACGGCGCAACAACGACCCTGGGACGGGGCGGCTCGGACTACTCGGCGACCTTGATCGGCGCGGCGCTTGAGGCGCGTGAGGTTCAAATCTGGACCGACGTGGCCGGCATTTACTCGGCCGACCCGCGCCTTGCGCCCGACGCGCGCCGGTTGGACCATTTGGCTTACGGGGAAGCGACGGATTTGGCGCTGTACGGCGCGAAGGTGCTCCATCCGCGGACGATTGAGCCAGTGGAGCGGCTTCGGATTCCGGTGAGCATCCGCAACTCGTACGACCCGGAGGCGGGCTATTCAATGATTACGCCGGATTCCGGCGCGCCGGCTGGAGCGATTCTGGCGGTGACGCATCGCACCGGTATGGCGGCCGTCCATGTTCGTTTGGCGGGCGCACAACTGGCGGCGGGAGCGCTGGAAGAACTGGCTCGGACGCTCAACGCTCATGGCGTGTTGGTGGAGCATTTGGCCGCGTCGCGGATGGGGCTGACGGCGACGGTGGAAGACGGCGACGCCTTGGACGCCGCCTGCCGTGACTTACGCGGTATGGGCGAAGTTCAGGTCAGACCGCAGCGAGCCTTGCTCTGCGTGGTGGGAAACTTCGGAGATGACGCCACGGAACTGCATCCGACGCTAAGTGAAATCCTTGCCGATTTTCGGGTGACGCCGCTACTGCCGCATCCGTCGGCGCACTCGCGGTTGTTTCTAATGGCCGAAGCCGACGCCCCGACGGCGGTACGGCGGCTGCACGCACGGCTTATTGAAAATTCCCCCTAAGCGTGTAGAGTTCGCCGCATGGTTATTTTGGTCGAAGCGACGCGCCGGCAAAGCTGAACCTTGCCGAACGGCGATAAAGCCGCCGCCTATGTGAGGAGAACTATGACCGATGGCTGAACTTTCTGACGCCAGTCTCCTTGTCCGGTCGTTTATGCGAGCGTATCGCTACACGGTGTCGAGTTGGCGGCCGGCACATCTAAGCAAGCCGCTGACCGCGTGCAAGGTCGGTCTGGTGACGACGGCGGCCTTTCACCTGCCGACGCAGCCTACCTTTGATCTCAGATTGGCGGGCGATCCGTCGTTTCGGGTGATTCCAACGGATGTCGATTTGGCGACGCTTAGGGTGGGGCATGTGAGTCCGTCGTTTGACCATACGGGCATTGAACGCGATCCGAACTTGGCGCTGCCGATCACGCGCTTTCAGGAGCTCGTCGCCGAGGGGGTAGTGGGGCGGTTGAATGAGCGGGCGTGGTCGTTCTGCGGCTCGATTCCCAAGCCCGGCGAACTCATCAATCGAACCGCCCCGGAAGCGGCGCGTCAGGCGCGGGCGGACGGGGTGGAGGTCGCCCTGCTGACGCCTGTCTGACCGATGTGCAATCAGTCGGTCGGACTGATTCAAGCTGCCTTTGAGAATGAAGGGATCGTGACGGTTTCGATTTCGCTGTACCGTTTTGTGACGGAGAAAGTGCGCCCGCCGCGTGCGCTCTGGGTACCGTTTCCCCTGGGGTATCCCTTGGGTGAGCCGCATAACGCGGCGCTTCAGCGGCGGGTGATTCTGGCGGCGCTGGATTTGTTGACGACGGAGGAGCCGTTGCCGGTCATCCGTGATTTTCAGCCATGACCGACGTGCCGCGCCTGCTGGTGGGGACGGTGGCGATGCGTCCCTACGTGTTTGTGTTTTTGCTGGCCTATCTGTTTTTGGCGGTGTCGCGGATGGGCTGGGTGCGGGCGCTGGTCTGGACGGTGCTAGCGTATTTGCTGGCTTTTGCCTGTGAGTGGAGTTCCATCCACAACGGATTCCCCTTCGGGTTGTATCGCTACTTTGATGACACGCGCGACCGTGAATTGTGGGTCGCCGGCGTGCCGTTTTTCGATTCGCTGTCCTTTGCGTTTCTGTCGTTTGTGAGTTTTGAAGCGGCGGTCATTCTGCGGACGCCGTGGGTTTCATGGCACACGACGGTTGGGGACGCAGCCGCGCGGCGCTCATGGTTGACGGTGGTTTACGCCGGTCTGCTGATGATGTTTCTGGACGTGGTGATTGACCCAGTGACGTTGCAGGGGGAGCGGTGGTTTCTGGGCAAGCTGTACGACTACCCGCACGGCGGCTCCCACTTTGGCGTAACGATTGAGAACTACCTAGGGTGGTTTGTGGTGGCAGTGTTGATTACGACGAGCTTCCGGTTGTTGGAGGAGACGGTGTTGCGGACGGTTTCGCAGCGTGGGGCGTTCGATTTTCCGTTGAAGCACGCCGCGCCGCTAGGGGTGTATTTTGGGATTTTGGGCTTCAACATCGCCGTGACATTTTGGATTGGCGAAACGACGATGGGGTGGGCGAGTACGTTCATCGCCCTGCTGCTTGGCTGGATGTTTGTCCAGCACGTGGCGTCACCCTATCGGCGCGGGGAAGGGGAACGAGGTTGAACCGTCTTGTGGGGCGGGGAGGCGAGTCGAATTACACCGGATTGACCCACAACCAAGCAAAGCGTTGTTCGGTGCGCCCGTAAGTACTTAGTGGTGAAGTGGCTAGGGAGGGAATCGAACCCCCGACACACGGATTTTCAGTCCGTTGCTCTACCAACTGAGCTACCTAGCCCCAAGCGAGAGTGGGCAAGCCTAAGCTTTTCGCGTCGTGTTGTCAATTAGCGCTGGGTTGATTCAACGGGTGTATGTCGGCCTTCATTCGTCGCCCTCAGCTCACGGCCGTCCGCGCCTCCGCTGAAAAGCCGCATTAGCCACGGCCACTCACGCCGTCCGTAGAGACCCTGCGGCCGCGCAATCATTAGCCCTACCAGCAGGAGCGAATAAAACACCATCCGGTAATCGGGCAAATTCGCTAGAAACGGCGCAGCAGCCGTCACCGACGGCGGCAACAGGCGAGTCAGGTCGCGCAACGCCTCCGGTAAAATGGTCAAAACGCTCGCCCCGACAATGGCGCCCGAAATGCTCCCCAAGCCGCCTAGCACGATCATCGTTACGATTTCCACCGACCGCAAAAACGTAAATGAACTTGGGTTGAGATAATTGTCATAGTGCGCGTACAGCCCGCCGGCTACGCCGGTCAACGCCGCACTCACGACGAACGCCGTTGTTTTGGCGCGCGTCGTGTCAATCCCCATCGCCGCCGCCGCGATTTCATTTTCGCGCACGGCCGCCAGACTGCGCCCAAAGCTTGAATAGGCTAGGCGTCCTACCACCAGCACCGTCCCTGTCGCCGCCAGCGCAACCCAGAAAAACATCGTGTCTTCCAAAAACAGCGCGAACCGCTGGTCGGGGAGTCGCCCTGGTACGTCCGGCCCCTGCGCAATGTTGGTGAAGCCCAGTGCGCCGCCGGTCGGCTCAATGTTGAGCAGCACGACGCGAATGATCTCACCGAACCCCAGCGTGACAATCGCCAAGTAGTCACCCCGCAGCCGCAGCGTCGGCAAACCGACCAGCCATCCTGCGACGCCACTGACGGCCGCTCCGACTACAAGCGAGACCAGCAGCCGCACGGCGTGTACCGGCCAGGCGGGCAAGGTGTCCAGTAAAGCGACAAAGGGTGCGCCTCCGAAGTGCGTCACGGCTCCAGCCGCATACGCCCCAAGAGCCATAAATCCGGCATGCCCAATCGAAAACTGGCCGGCGCACCCATTGACCAGCGTCAAACTCACCGCCAACACGATGGAAATGCCCACCAACGTGACAACGCGTAGGTAATAAGCCGACAGCCCATAGCCCAACAGGCCGTGGACGAAAACATGGTTGAGCAGAAACCAGCCCATCGTGACGACAACGACGCCAAGCCATGAACGAGCAGGATGTGGTCGTTGGTCATTCACAGCGAATCTCCTTCGGCATCCCAACCAACGTTTTGCAAGCCAGTGCGCATTCGCGCTATGTTTGACGCCACCGGCAAGGCAAGCGATCTAGGGGGTACGCCCAAACGCAACCTGCAGGCGTGTGCGCCGGTGCGCCAAGGCCTGAATCTCACCCAGAGTAACCGAGGAACGCAGCGTGGCAAATCAACTCTTCGTGGTCAAATCCATTGACGAACTCCAAGCTGAGTCGTCCGTTGAGGAAGGCTCGCTCAAACGAACCCTCGGCCCCGTCAACCTAACGACTCTCGGCATCGGGGCTATTATCGGCGCCGGCCTGTTTTCCATTACTGGCCTCGCCGCCGCTAACAACGCCGGCCCTGCTGTCACGATTTCCTTCGTCATCGCCGCCGTCGGCTGTCTTTTCGCCGGACTCTGCTACGCCGAATTCGCCGCGATGATCCCTGTCGCCGGCAGCGCCTACACCTACTCCTATGCCACTATGGGCGAACTTGTCGCATGGACCATCGGCTGGGACCTTGTCCTAGAGTATGCCGTCGGCGCGGCGACCGTCTCGATTAGCTGGTCGCGGTACTTGGTTAAGTTTCTGGAGTACTACAACATTGTCCTGCCGCCGCATTTGACCATGTCACCGTTTGATTCCATCACCACCGCCAGTGGCGCGACCATCTACGGCGTCATCAACTTGCCGGCAGTGTTCATCGTGGTGACGATGTCGCTGATTTTGATGAAGGGCACGCGGGAATCGGCGCTGGTCAACAACCTCATCGTCGCGCTCAAGGTCGGCATCGTCCTGGCGTTTATCGCCTTGGGGTGGGCGTTTATCAACCCGAAGAACTACGAACCCTACATTCCACCCAACACTGGCACGTTCGGCGAGTTCGGCTGGAGCGGGATTGTTCGCGCCGCTGGCATCATCTTCTTCGCCTACATTGGTTTTGACGCGGTTTCCACCGCCGCGCAGGAGGCGCGCAACCCGCAGCGGGATATGCCGATTGGCATCCTTGGTTCGCTGGGAATTTGCACGGTGCTATACATCCTCTTTGCGCATGTGATGACCGGCTTGGCGCACTACACCGAGTTTCGGGGCGTCGAGGGTATCGCGCCGGTCGCCACCGCCATTGCGCATACGCCCTACAAGTGGCTCAACCAAGGCATCATACTGGCGATTTTAGCCGGCTACGCTTCGGTGATTCTTGTCATGCTGCTGGGGCAGTCGCGCGTTTTCTTCTCCATGTCGCATGATGGTCTGCTGCCAAAGATTTTCTCTGAAGTACACCCGCGCTTCCGTACGCCGTGGAAGTCCAACGCCCTATTCGCCGTCTTCGTGAGCTTGTTCGCCGCGTTTGTGCCAGCACGCGTCGTAGGTGAAATGACCAGCATCGGGACGCTGTTTGCGTTCATTTTGGTGTGCGTCGGCGTCATCGTGCTGCGCTACACGCAGCCGGAGCGGAAGCGGCCGTTCAAGACGCCGTTTGTCCCACTGGTGCCGGTGTTGGGGATTCTAGTCTGCTTTGCAATGATGGCCGCCCTCCCGTTGGACACGTGGTTGCGGCTGGTTATCTGGATGGCCACTGGCTATGCCATTTATTTCACGTACGGCGTCCGGCACAGCAAGCTGAAGTTGGTCACCTAGTTGTGGGCGGGGGCTTTTCGGCAAGCCAGACTCGTGCGCTGCCGAATGGAGGAAATGCCTGCTGAGGCATTAGGGAGGCTTCCGAGAGAATGTGTGGCGAGTAGCACAGTAGCACGTCAAACCACTGGTGCCGTTCGCGTAGGACATCGTTTGCTAACATGGAGACGGCCCTAAGCCTTGACGACCTTGCCACGCCGAAGCTCAATCGGGACCGCTGCACAGGCGTTGCGGGTGTCAATCACCAGCGGTGCATGCTCAACGACAAAGGCGTAGTCAATCACGTCGTGCGCTGTACAGATCACCACGGCGTCGCTCTGCGCCAGGACATCAGCGGTCAGCGGGACGGAAGGCGTTCCGGCGTAGGTGGGGTACTCGCGCATTGGCGGGGCAGTGGGGATGTACGGGTCGTGAAAGCGAACCTTCGCTTGCCGCGCGCGCAACAAGTCCCAAATTGCGAACGTCGGCGACTCGCGCGGGTCATCCACGTTTTTCTTGTAGGCCAACCCTAAGAGCAGAATATTCGCCCCGCGCAACGGTTTGCCAGCGTCTGAAAGGGCTTCAAGGAGGCGTGTGACGACGTAGCGCGGCATGCTGGTGTTGATGTCGCCGGCCAGCTCAATGAACTTGGTCTGAACGCCGAACTCGCGCGCCTTCCACGTCAGGTAGAAGGGGTCAATCGGGATGCAGTGTCCGCCGAGGCCCGGCCCTGGCTCAAACTTCATAAAGCCAAACGGCTTGGTTTTGGCGGCCTCAAGCACTTCCCACACGTCAATCCCCATGGCGTCAAAGACGATTTTGAGTTCGTTGACCATGGCAATGTTGACGCACCGAAAGATGTTCTCAACTAGCTTAGTCGCTTCGGCGATGCGCAGCGAAGACACCGGGACGAGCGTGTGGACGGCATGCCGGTAAAGCGCTATGCCGGCCGCCAGGCAGTCGGCGGTTAGCCCGCCAATGACTTTTGGAATGTCGCGCGTGCTGAAATGGGGGTTGCCGGGGTCTTCACGTTCCGGTGAATAGACGACGTGGAAATCCAGACCGGCGCGCAGACCCGAACCGCGTTCCAGACGGGGGACAAGCTCTTCTTCCGTTGTACCGGGATAGGTAGTGGATTCCAGACTAATAAGTTGCCCACGTTGGATGTGCGGCGCGACAGCCTCGGCCGTGCGCGTGATGAATGACAAATCCGGTTCCCGATGCGGGGTGAGCGGCGTTGGGACGCAAATCAGAACGGCCGTCGTCTCGGCCAAATGCGTGAAATCGGTCGTCGCCCTCAGGCGTCCAGCGGCGACGGCTTCGGCGATCACTGCCGTCGGGACGCTTTTGATATAACTGTGTCCGGCGTTGACGGCCG
The Chloracidobacterium sp. DNA segment above includes these coding regions:
- a CDS encoding O-acetylhomoserine aminocarboxypropyltransferase/cysteine synthase; translated protein: MSNYHFDTLAIHGGYAPEATTKARALPIYQTTSYQFDDADHAARLFALKEFGNIYTRLMNPTTDVFEKRIAALEGGVGALATASGQAAETLTITTIASAGDNIISTNSLYGGTYNLFRYTLPKLGITVKFVDADDFTGLEGLIDERTKAIYSETLGNPNLLVTDIERLAEIAHRHGIPLIIDNTAASPALCRPIAHGANIVIESATKFIGGHGTSIGGVIVDGGNFDWKASGRFPDFTTPDPSYHGIVYTEAFGNLAFIIKARVQGLRDMGAAMSPFNAFLLAQGTETLSLRMARHSENALAVAKFLKDHPQVAWVNYPGLAEGEQKARVEKYLPKGAGALVTFGIRGGYEAGKRFINSVKLFSLLANIGDAKSLVIHPASTTHSQLSEEEQRATGVTPEMIRLSIGIEDIRDIIADLENGLRSAVVAETASTAQAATA
- a CDS encoding response regulator, encoding MSNTVLIVDDEATFRLVFKKILAKAGYNVLEAADGEAGLCQADAVLPGVILLDWIMPGLDGPEVCRRIRANAKLSESQIIMLSSRSELDDRVQGLEAGADDYLVKPCETKELLARVRSAMRIHELKHQLREKAMQLQETVAKLEELAHQREEFTAVLVHDIRSPLATVYGALELTELRAEEAGILDDNLRSIFQHGYRTLDHITKLVNEVLDFSKVEAGGATLDLDWVPIAELVQDAAAQISLSAERKGLKLRVDCPPDLPKLLLDRDKMLRAVGNLLSNAVKFTPEGGTVTLRAERFEGTGLNAGKAFVAIHVEDTGPGIPAKDLPYIFNPYYQARRRTRQLGTGLGLAIVQRITAAHGGQATVQSTEGVGTAFTLTLPVTLACALEERPQPPVRGDDTAAD
- a CDS encoding homoserine O-acetyltransferase, with protein sequence MAALEPTIERDVTLEERPFRLETGGELPEATLRCAVYGRLEAAPGGVILVCHALTGSARIADWWPALVGPGRPLDPTRYAIVGVNVLGSCYGSTGPRTVNPVTGRPYGARFPLVTMGDMVRAQRLALRALGVTRLTAVIGGSIGGMQALRWATDFPDDLDLCLAIGATPLPAMGLALNHLQRQAIMQDPAWRDGDGCAQPTAGLALARAIAMCSYKSAALFDERFGRRPNRSGEDPRATLHGRYDVAGYLDHQGEKFVRRFDANSYLVLSKAMDTFDLTDAELARIRAHVWLVGLSSDWLFPAADVRALAARMRAVNVAVEYAEIITSHGHDGFLAEPDAVAPLLQASLEKLHA
- a CDS encoding carotenoid biosynthesis protein gives rise to the protein MTDVPRLLVGTVAMRPYVFVFLLAYLFLAVSRMGWVRALVWTVLAYLLAFACEWSSIHNGFPFGLYRYFDDTRDRELWVAGVPFFDSLSFAFLSFVSFEAAVILRTPWVSWHTTVGDAAARRSWLTVVYAGLLMMFLDVVIDPVTLQGERWFLGKLYDYPHGGSHFGVTIENYLGWFVVAVLITTSFRLLEETVLRTVSQRGAFDFPLKHAAPLGVYFGILGFNIAVTFWIGETTMGWASTFIALLLGWMFVQHVASPYRRGEGERG
- a CDS encoding aspartate kinase; its protein translation is MNPNHHPVSTAPSDADLRPTVMKFGGTSVQDADAFARVAAIVRREQARRPVVVVSAPAGVTDALLKAVKLALEQDTTTALDSLEPQFARYSDIAERLTSGAPYGDFVEVLYAARERMAQAFEIMRAYPGVVPPLRDEVVSYGERLSATLLAAVIAAAGAACQAVDARTCIVTDDVYGRARPRWEDTIARTRATLRPVLAEGVIPVLGGFIGATLDGATTTLGRGGSDYSATLIGAALEAREVQIWTDVAGIYSADPRLAPDARRLDHLAYGEATDLALYGAKVLHPRTIEPVERLRIPVSIRNSYDPEAGYSMITPDSGAPAGAILAVTHRTGMAAVHVRLAGAQLAAGALEELARTLNAHGVLVEHLAASRMGLTATVEDGDALDAACRDLRGMGEVQVRPQRALLCVVGNFGDDATELHPTLSEILADFRVTPLLPHPSAHSRLFLMAEADAPTAVRRLHARLIENSP
- a CDS encoding nucleotide sugar dehydrogenase, with the translated sequence MSHGTDHPTVGVIGLGYVGLPLAVQFIRGGCRVIGFDIDERKTAAVNAGHSYIKSVPTAVIAEAVAAGRLRATTDFTHLAETTAVLICVPTPLTPHREPDLSFITRTAEAVAPHIQRGQLISLESTTYPGTTEEELVPRLERGSGLRAGLDFHVVYSPEREDPGNPHFSTRDIPKVIGGLTADCLAAGIALYRHAVHTLVPVSSLRIAEATKLVENIFRCVNIAMVNELKIVFDAMGIDVWEVLEAAKTKPFGFMKFEPGPGLGGHCIPIDPFYLTWKAREFGVQTKFIELAGDINTSMPRYVVTRLLEALSDAGKPLRGANILLLGLAYKKNVDDPRESPTFAIWDLLRARQAKVRFHDPYIPTAPPMREYPTYAGTPSVPLTADVLAQSDAVVICTAHDVIDYAFVVEHAPLVIDTRNACAAVPIELRRGKVVKA
- a CDS encoding branched-chain amino acid ABC transporter permease, whose amino-acid sequence is MNDQRPHPARSWLGVVVVTMGWFLLNHVFVHGLLGYGLSAYYLRVVTLVGISIVLAVSLTLVNGCAGQFSIGHAGFMALGAYAAGAVTHFGGAPFVALLDTLPAWPVHAVRLLVSLVVGAAVSGVAGWLVGLPTLRLRGDYLAIVTLGFGEIIRVVLLNIEPTGGALGFTNIAQGPDVPGRLPDQRFALFLEDTMFFWVALAATGTVLVVGRLAYSSFGRSLAAVRENEIAAAAMGIDTTRAKTTAFVVSAALTGVAGGLYAHYDNYLNPSSFTFLRSVEIVTMIVLGGLGSISGAIVGASVLTILPEALRDLTRLLPPSVTAAAPFLANLPDYRMVFYSLLLVGLMIARPQGLYGRREWPWLMRLFSGGADGRELRATNEGRHTPVESTQR
- a CDS encoding amino acid permease, giving the protein MANQLFVVKSIDELQAESSVEEGSLKRTLGPVNLTTLGIGAIIGAGLFSITGLAAANNAGPAVTISFVIAAVGCLFAGLCYAEFAAMIPVAGSAYTYSYATMGELVAWTIGWDLVLEYAVGAATVSISWSRYLVKFLEYYNIVLPPHLTMSPFDSITTASGATIYGVINLPAVFIVVTMSLILMKGTRESALVNNLIVALKVGIVLAFIALGWAFINPKNYEPYIPPNTGTFGEFGWSGIVRAAGIIFFAYIGFDAVSTAAQEARNPQRDMPIGILGSLGICTVLYILFAHVMTGLAHYTEFRGVEGIAPVATAIAHTPYKWLNQGIILAILAGYASVILVMLLGQSRVFFSMSHDGLLPKIFSEVHPRFRTPWKSNALFAVFVSLFAAFVPARVVGEMTSIGTLFAFILVCVGVIVLRYTQPERKRPFKTPFVPLVPVLGILVCFAMMAALPLDTWLRLVIWMATGYAIYFTYGVRHSKLKLVT